Genomic segment of Rattus norvegicus strain BN/NHsdMcwi chromosome 7, GRCr8, whole genome shotgun sequence:
GGGGCTCTTGGTGTGCTGCCTTCTGTACTTCCTGATGGTCACTCCCAGGCACAGAGATGAGCCCACCCCAGTCTGTTTGTCTCTCCACTTCTACCTTCCGTGACATGCCACTGCACACAAAACTCTGTCCTTGGCAATCTTTGCTCTCCACCGTTCATGCTTCCCTGGAATTATTCCATTTACCTCCGTGGGATCAGTGACCACTCACTTGGTACTCACTTTACAATCTATAAATGTGGCGTACTGTTTTATCTCAAGGGAAATATAAAATCAGGCACATTTTTCGTACATTCACAAAACAAATACTGGTTAAATTCACGAGCAATCCTAACACTGAGAACAGGCGCACCCATTACATCATCCCCATGCACCTTTCCCACTAACAAGTTAAGCCCTCTTAGTCTTCATGTTTGCTGCACCTAAGACAGAAGAAACTTACTGTGTGAAAGTCACATGGTCGCCAGCTGTCGCACTTTAAAGCATGTTTGTTTCCAAACTTGGAGTCAACAAGGAGTTAAATTAGATAAAGTGTTTCCAAGTGTATTCTAGCCTCGattacattatattttttaatctaGCATAAGAACATAAGAGATTGGCTAAAATGGACTCATTCTGGATTAAATGACAGCTTTGAGAAGATACAGTCCCTGCCGACACTCTTTTCCTGGCGGTCCCCCCAATAAGTCTACAGGGTGGCTCTGATCCTCACCAAGGAACATCAAGTCCTAACCTTCCAGAAGCACCAAAGGCACTTGATACTTTGTTTATCTTCATGTTCTGGGTCTGCATGCTGGTGTCTTAGTGTTTGTATTGCTTCGacaaaacaccaggaccaaaaagcGAGTAGAGTAGAGGAAGAGAGGGTTTAGTCGGCTTACATTTCCACAGCACTggtcatcactgaaggaagctcatgcagggcagaaacctggaggcaggagctgaggctgaggccatggagggtgctacttactgtcttgcttcaGATGGGTTGCTcggtctgctttcttatagaacccaggaccaccagccctgaGGTGGCCCCACCCACCATAGAATGAACCCTTCCCAataaatcactaagaaaatgtcttacagcagATCTTACAaagatattttctcagttgaattctctcctttcagatgactccaatatgtcaagttgatgtaagactagccagcacaccaGAGTAGGATGTTACAAATGCTGCCAGAATTACACCACATGGGTAATTATTACCCTGCATTTATATGCCTTTATTACCGGCTTGCTTCCTAGAACTgagatgtttcttttctaatAAGCCAACAGTGCTCAGGAATCAGTCAAGGCTAGATTTAACTTTGATTGACATTTGAAGATAAGGCTGAGGCCAGGGTTGTAGTTCAGTAGtaagtgtttgcctagcaaatgcaagtcTGTACATTGGATGCCCAAtgacgtttaaaaaaaaaaaggaaatttctttCCAACCTCCATCTCAGAGCCAGCTTGATGTTGATGTCTAAGAAGAATGGGATTTCCATCTATGAAGTCCTTTTTAAGGAAGTCATGATGGCTGCCAAGAAAGAGGTCCACATGGCCAAACACCCCAAGCTGGCAGACAAGGATATGCCCAGCCTTCATGTAATGAAGGTCATGCAGTCTCAAGTCTCGGGGCTCCATGGAGAAGCATTTGCCTGGAGACATTTCTACCGGAACCTTATGAATGAGGGCATCCAGTATCTCCAAGGTTACCTGCACCTACCTGCAGCAGCAGCCATCCTGAGACTGGCAGGCCAAGGTCCAAAGGTTCAGAGAATGAGCAACATATGAAATTCACAAGAgggggacagacagagacacctaCAGAGGGAGTGCTGTGCCCCCTGGAGCTGACAAGAAAGCCGAGGCTGGGGCTGGCTCAATAACTGAATTCTGGTTTAGAGGTGGCTTTGGCTGTGAACATGGTCAGCCACCTCAGTGAAGCTAGAGACTGCGTTGTATTGAATAAactttaaaggaagaaataagtaaataagtacaCAAATGAAGCTTACGTGCACATAAGAGAGCCTTAAGGCTTTAAGGTCATGACGAGTTTTTCCTGGAATCCTGTCCCTCATTGTGCCTGGTCCTTAGCAATAATGCAGTCTCTGTGTTTCTTACCAAGACATCAACTCCATTAAAACACTACTGAGTCTTCCCTGATCAAATAGTAAAACGTTTATCTTAGATACCTTTTAACCCAAGGACGCTTTTGTGCAAGAATTATTTCTATCAGACAAACTGTTAAAAATGTGTTCCATGTGGAACTGgagagaggctcagtggttagagcgctggctCTTCCTCCCAGGAACTTGAGTTCAGCTCCCAACACCCACAAGGCGGCAGCCtcagatccaacaccctcttctggcctccttaggcacCAAACATGGAATTGGTGCACAGACGTACGTGAAGGCAAAACACCCgtaccctttttaaaaatatgaattctgagtcccttttttaaaaatgtaccatATATTTGAGATGAAATTGAAGGCTCAATTACTTTTTCAggacagaaaaaataaagaaaccctgggGCTAAGGTTCAGCTGGTACAGCGCTTGCCCAACATTCAACAAAGCCCTGGGCGCTGTCCCCTGCACCACATGAGACCAGGCGTGGTGCCCCACGCCTATAATCCCAAAGTTCAATCATCCTTGaacttagtgagttcaaggccatcctgggatgCTTGAGActcaaaataagtaagtaaatagtaCAACAAACTCAGCATGCACTGGAAAATATGGGGTCTGTAACCTGTCACAGCTCTGCCCCCTTTGTGACCACTGGGCATTCTGGCCCCAGGCTGCCATGAAGAAAATTCCCGTTTTCCAGCTGAGTCTTTTTCTTCAcgtcctttcctcttctccctttctccagcCCACCCCCAGTGTAATAAGACTTGACGTCTACGCTTCAGATAATTGTCTTAGCTCATAGGTTCGAATATTGCCCTGCGGGCTGTCCCCCGTGCCTCCAAATTCAACTTCTCAGGAAATTGGAAGCCAAGCTCGGCTTTGGGCTGAGACTTCAGGGAACCTGCCTCTGGTCCCTTTCCCTTGGGTACCTGCCTAAGCACAGAGAGGCTTCtcgttggttggttgtttttttctccCCCCCACCTTAAATAGTACTTCTCCGAGAATATTCAAAGTCACAGATGAGGTCAGGCACTGCACCGGACACCTCTGGAGAAGGTTTGAAAGCGATGCCTGCCCCTTGTTCCAGGTACCAGCGGCTCCGCAGACAACACCCTTGTCTTTCTCTCCAGGGTCCTGCGGTGCAGAATGGCGCTCTAGGTTGAGATGCTCAGAACAACCGTAGTTCTGTGAGGTAACCAACAGTTTCCAAATCTAGTGTCTCTAGTGTCTTTCGCTTGACTGAGATCAAAGAGAGAGCCTGTCTTTTCTACAGTCAGACTCCGATGGTTTGGAATTACATCGTacgaattttttttttcccctgtgaaATAGTCGTCGtgatgagaaagacagagaacGTGCAACTACTTCCTCCAAGAGAAGCCAAGAGAATGGTAAGGGGGGCAATCTCTGATCTTCCCGTGCCTCGTGTTGTCTGCGTTCTAATTCTGCTGTGTCTTCAACTTAAGTTTCAATGCTATGCACTTTAAAACTGCACCCCCTTTGTGCACGCCTCTATTATGACTTTACAATGCACCCCCTTCATCCTGATCCTCCTCCAAGCATCCTTCATGCCTAAGCTTCCAGAACCCTAGCCGACCATCTCCTCCGCGTGGGACCCAAatgtctctgtgtttcctgaatgTCTATTCATACCCCTTGCCTTAAACACCTTATCAGAAAGGTCTTTATTTAACACTGAGGACAGTAATGCCTTAAAAACTGGGCATAAACCTTTTCACTCCAgaatgtacaaaataaagaaagcagtCGCCTATGATGCCATTAATGTATAGAAATAGATGTTCTGCATGCCCCAGCTTGCTCGGATCTCCGAGTAGGGAAGCGACACTAAGCCTTTGCTGTTACTGAAGCCACCCTCAAATATGTGCACCACAGGCACATCACAAATAGTGTGAGTACATGCAGAAGAGGAGGACAACTCAGAAAACAGCCCTTCCTGCTGCCAGCTCTgctgtcctctccctccccatgctAATTCCCCATGCCCCCACAGTTCGAATGTTAGTCCTCCTCTCCCAGGACCCTCTCTCCACCTTCCCATGATTCATCTTCCACACCTAGCCACTCGCTTGTTTCTTCATTCCAATGATGTCTAAAAGCAGCGAGTGTGAGGAAGCCACTTTTTCCTCTCACGTCCTTGTAATAACTTGAGAATCAAAAAGAGCAGAGTAGCTTCAACCTCATACAAAATGTAGGTTCAGAGATGGACGGGGAAAGGTCCTCCGGGAACACCTCAGCACTCTTCACACGAGAGCCTGGTACCCCGATCCTACACTGAGGCCCCTtttaaaacgaaacaaaacaaaagagatttttcaggataGCTTTATGTGCAGACACCTTGAAACAGCCCAGCCTTTGCAGAGAATGTGTCCCATTTGACTAGCTTACTACGTCATCTCTACAGAATCCTCGGAAGTAACTTCTCCGGCTGCCTGTGTTTCCCCAGCACTGGCTCTGCGCTCTCAGCCTCCCAGAACACAAAGGTAAGTGTTTGTTCGGGTGCACAGCGGACCTAGACTTGGATCTAAGATGGGCTGAAGCCGGGGTTGGTAGAATTGTTAATATATATCAGAAGTAAGTTTCTCTCGATGAGTCGCTACCTGTTTAAGGATTCCTGGCAAGGATATGCGTGTTGGAAACACAGCTGCCtggataaacaaaatgaaactttATTTAATGCAGAAGCCTATCATAGAAACTGATTACGGAAACCAAACGGAAATGGAATATTGGTAAATTAGGTTACAAGGGGTGGGTGAGCGGGACCTCACCCAGGTCAATGACTTACAGTCCATAATCAGGTTTAAATTATTCTTAGTATCGCCATTACCATGAACAATGTACTTCTGGCCCTCTTGGacaagagaaaataataaaagtttcatGATTCGTGATGATATAGCAGATGAAAATAAAGAATCATATATGGAGAACaggaatatatatcatatatctgaGTTAATGGCAGTACTGTTTGAAGCCTCTCCAAAATGGAGGGCATCCGAGGGTGTTGGGTGGTTTACAGGATGCGCTCTGGTGATGAGAGCACCCTTAACATTCAGGAGCTTTGACAAGATCAGCAGGACTTCTGCTGGGCATCACTGTTGTTAAGGGTTACAGGGTTGGGGCTTCCAGAGCAGCATGAGAGGTCTGGTCTGAAACGGCATGAAACGAGTGCTTGTCGGTGCCAAAAGGACGTGACATTTTGAGACCGCTGTTATATGATGGTCTGTATCACAGTCTAGAGGTGAAAACTGAAATACATGTTTGACATGAGAGAAAACACTATTCAGGCTAAGACTAAAGCAAGAGAAACTGTGGGCTGATGAAGGAAGTCACCAAGATAGACTACTTTCTTTAAGTGGTCTTTTAGGTGACAGTGGGAAGACCACGAAAGTTTAGAATTGCAAAACTAAAAGGAGGATATATTTAAAGTGGTAGAAAAAATAAAGTGGCAGAAAATGCAAACAATGACAGAGAAAGAGGCAAATCTTTTATAGCAAAACTAAGCAAAATGGCTGAAAGATTAAGAGTGGACACCTTTCTCAGTAAGAAACCATAGCTCCTCACTGTGATCCAAGCTAGACATTGAGTTGGCAACCAAAGGAAAATTGtggcattaatttttttttgttcttttacatGTTGCCATGCTGACATTACAAAAAATATCCTTGGGTATCAAAATTCTCACAGAAAAAGTAGGGCGGGAACTCCGTTTCCTGGGGACTAGAAGTTCCTAGCTATTCTTAGAGATTCAGATTTTCTTTGAAACCAGCTGAGACATTGACTGAGGAAGTGTTCCGGGTGAGGCTCTACTGAAGTGAGGACTTCCACACACACCAGCTGCTTTtgcataaaaatttaatttatattttatggtTACATTGTCATAAAGATAACTAAAAGTAGCCTCATTATACctatggtttctgtttttcttttcttttctttctttctttcttttttttttcccctgaggttaacatttttattttgtacctGGGATTAGCCCAAAGTGGTCTggaactcatagcaatcctcctgccttagcttctaaAGTGCTGAGATCTAAGTCTTCACCACCATACCCTAAtcttatagaaatatatttttacctGTACTGAAAGGTGGTGACCCCAGGAAAACTGTGTCCAGTCACTTAATGGAGTGGTCTCTGGTAAGGAGCCGTTGAATGACTttgaacaaaagagagagagcgagagacagtcagagacagagacagagagagtatggaaagggggagagagggaagagagagagagagagagagagagagagagagagagagagaatagtctCTGCAAATATGGGCTACACATCTTTAAATTTCTGAACTGATGAGAGTGCAGTATGAGCTCGGTCTCTGAGTAAGCGAGGATGCAGAGACACTCACTTTTCCtgtaaatggaatagaatagaattcTCTTGAAGCTGGTGAACACTGTGACCTGAAATCAATGATGACCTAACAGGATCTGAAACTCCCACCCAGGTACAGGTAAGGGCAGCTCTGAGATGCCTGGGCAGGGTCCAGACAAAGCAGAGGGACGTACTAGATGGGACCCCAAAGGACATGGTCGCAATCATTAGAGATGTCAGCTCCTTCTATTTAATTCCAAGGACGCGCCATCCACAAATGGCCCGGAGCAACCACAGCGGCATCACGGAGTTCGTGCTCACCGGGCTCTCTGACGACCCCCTGATCCAGGCTCTACTTTTTGCTCTGTTCCTGGGGATTTACATCCTCACCATGACCGGGAACCTGATGATGCTGGTGGTGATCAGGGCTGACTCCCACCTCCACACGCCCATGTACTACTTCTTAAGCAACCTGTCGTTCCTGGATCTCTGCTTCTCATCCGTCACGGTTCCGAAGCTGCTGAAGGACCTCCTGTCTGCGAAGAAAAGCATCTCTGTGGAGGGCTGCCTGGCTCAGGTCTTCTTCGTGTTCATCACCGCGGGAACGGAAGCCTTTCTTCTTTCAATGATGGCGTATGACCGATACGCTGCTGTCTGCCACCCGCTGCTCTACGGGCAGATGATGAGCAACGAACTCTGCCTGAAGCTGGTTCTGCTCTCCTGGGGCCTGGCCTCTCTCAGTTCAGTAGTCATTGTGCTCTTGGCTGTGAACCTGGACTTCTGTGAGGCCTACACCATTCACCACTACACGTGCGagctcccctctctctttcctctctcttgctcCGATATCTCCATCAACGTTGACGTCTTGATCTGCTCCACCTTGCTGCATGGGCTGGGAACCTTTCTCCCGATCTTCTTCTCTTACGCACGCATCGTATCCACCGTGCTGAGCATGAAGTCCACCACGGGGAGAAGCAAGGCCTTTAACACTTGCTCTTCTCACCTCATAGCCGTGGTCTTGTTTTTTGGGTCGGGCTTGGTTCGTTATCTTATGCCCACGTCTGGTTCTTCTCTGGACTTGCTCTCTTCCTTGCAGTACAGCGCGGTCACGCCCATGCTGAATCCCCTCATCTATAGCCTGAAGAACCAGGAGGTGAAGACCGCTGTGAAAAGGACATTAGGGAAATGCCTGCGATACTTGGAGTAACGGCACAGACCCGGAATGGCAGGAAGACCAAGGTGGTCAAGCAGACCGCTGATGTAAGGGGAGGCCTACCGGCTCTCCCTAGCTAGGCTAACAAAAGTATATAAAACTGTGTTTAGATAGAAAACATACAGCCCatcttttctttgctttgttctcTGACATTTCTATAGCTTTCTTCCTGA
This window contains:
- the Or8s8 gene encoding olfactory receptor Olr1108 — encoded protein: MARSNHSGITEFVLTGLSDDPLIQALLFALFLGIYILTMTGNLMMLVVIRADSHLHTPMYYFLSNLSFLDLCFSSVTVPKLLKDLLSAKKSISVEGCLAQVFFVFITAGTEAFLLSMMAYDRYAAVCHPLLYGQMMSNELCLKLVLLSWGLASLSSVVIVLLAVNLDFCEAYTIHHYTCELPSLFPLSCSDISINVDVLICSTLLHGLGTFLPIFFSYARIVSTVLSMKSTTGRSKAFNTCSSHLIAVVLFFGSGLVRYLMPTSGSSLDLLSSLQYSAVTPMLNPLIYSLKNQEVKTAVKRTLGKCLRYLE